A stretch of the Nakaseomyces glabratus chromosome L, complete sequence genome encodes the following:
- the TVP15 gene encoding Tvp15p (CAGL0L06292g~Ortholog(s) have role in vesicle-mediated transport and COPI-coated vesicle, integral component of Golgi membrane localization) yields MDLPQKLIKYSNLFFGATTSLAAIGQLSYVFQQFGLFLLGLYALALTIPIIWLEFRVPPKLYKYASTYFSFLGRAIIYLLLSAMTMYGSLFNKLNAVLLMLTGLVYLFLHASSIIDEPENFKGQNASIALNDDIDDEEDII; encoded by the coding sequence ATGGATTTACCGCAAAAACTTATAAAGTATTCTAACTTATTCTTTGGAGCTACTACTTCATTGGCAGCAATTGGTCAACTGTCTTACGTTTTCCAACAATTTGGGTTATTCCTATTAGGACTGTATGCCTTAGCGTTAACAATCCCTATTATTTGGTTAGAGTTCCGTGTACCTCCAAAGCTGTATAAGTATGCTTCGACATATTTCAGCTTCCTGGGGAGAGCTATAATATATCTGCTGCTTAGTGCAATGACAATGTACGGTTCTCTATTTAATAAACTGAATGCAGTACTCCTAATGCTAACTGGGCTTGTTTATCTATTCCTGCATGCCTCTTCCATAATTGATGAACCAGAAAACTTCAAGGGTCAAAATGCATCTATTGCACTCAATGAcgatattgatgatgaggaagacATTATCTAA
- the ARX1 gene encoding putative hydrolase (CAGL0L06314g~Ortholog(s) have role in ribosomal large subunit export from nucleus and cytosol, cytosolic large ribosomal subunit, nuclear envelope, nucleolus, nucleoplasm, preribosome, large subunit precursor localization): MDLAVSNEDSQILLKDKNVLQETVLDKYRTSGQITQTALKFVTDLINDVYHYKKVQTPLSISELCLMADSFIVNRLEQYYKHKVNERGIALPTMIDVDAVASGWCPEVDDTENIKKWNNNSDETSPFASSITGYLRHGDVVKISLGCHIDGYTSQVTHTMVIYPTDETNTKPTGPLLGSKADAVAASHIASESVTALLACSLTPEKLPQSLRNANTNSVTGHQIRSVVDTIAKAYNCAVVPGSRVRRIRRFLAGQNEGIVAEKDYKGVVWTEAHQEANLLANTEVQDIVVANNQNKLVASSAIPSDDFSVDVGEVYLIDLKFCPLTDCQKKGLITLETVDSYTGKSHKKNQLIARSGAYVRDYAQSYTLKLKTARQLLTKIDKNGVYPLKLSHLSTDFPLTEFTAEESDAVKKDLRSFRLGMNEITNNFLCVETPIQVAKWVPWDHILNSTNKNGALSYDASAALTLPGHEIPLPKLGISGIKLKSLMNSTNEVMTLPVARECSTVILCGSDVSVSGKPELFRLTGGSKTAQPSWVHSARELNPADPVVQGIFNLAELSKDKRFGLTMRETQPMKKNINLASDTTMEM, from the coding sequence ATGGATTTAGCTGTTTCAAATGAAGATTCTCAAATCTTATTAAAAGATAAGAATGTTCTACAAGAGACTGTTTTGGATAAATACAGAACAAGTGGACAGATCACACAAACTGCTTTGAAATTCGTCACTGACCTAATCAATGATGTTTACCACTACAAAAAAGTTCAAACTCCATTGAGTATCTCTGAACTGTGTTTGATGGCCGATTCTTTTATCGTGAACAGACTAGAACAATACTACAAACATAAGGTCAATGAAAGAGGTATTGCCTTACCAACTATGATCGATGTTGATGCAGTTGCTAGTGGTTGGTGCCCAGAAGTCGATGATACCGAAAACATCAAGAAATGGAACAACAACAGTGATGAGACGTCTCCTTTTGCCTCATCAATTACCGGTTACTTGAGACACGGTGACGTTGTGAAGATCTCCTTGGGTTGCCACATCGATGGTTACACATCTCAGGTCACCCATACTATGGTTATTTACCCAACTGACGAAACTAATACCAAACCAACCGGACCATTGCTGGGATCTAAGGCCGATGCTGTTGCTGCAAGCCATATTGCCTCTGAATCTGTTACTGCTCTATTAGCTTGTAGTTTAACTCCCGAAAAGCTACCACAGTCCTTGAGAAATGCCAACACTAACTCTGTCACTGGCCACCAGATCAGAAGTGTTGTTGACACCATAGCAAAAGCCTATAACTGTGCTGTGGTCCCAGGATCAAGGGTTAGAAGGATAAGGAGATTTTTAGCTGGCCAAAATGAAGGTATTGTTGCCGAGAAGGATTACAAGGGTGTTGTCTGGACTGAAGCTCATCAAGAAGCTAACTTACTAGCAAACACTGAAGTTCAAGATATTGTTGTGGCTAATaaccaaaataaattaGTGGCCTCATCTGCTATTCCATCAGATGATTTCTCAGTTGATGTTGGTGAAGTTTACTTAATTGATTTGAAGTTCTGCCCCCTCACTGACTGTCAAAAGAAAGGTTTAATAACTTTAGAGACTGTCGATTCTTACACAGGTAAATCTCATAAGAAAAACCAACTAATTGCAAGGTCTGGCGCCTATGTTAGAGACTATGCTCAAAGTTACACTCTAAAGTTAAAGACTGCCAGACAATTACTTACaaaaattgacaaaaaCGGTGTATACCCACTAAAATTGAGTCACTTGTCAACTGATTTTCCTCTAACTGAATTTACCGCAGAAGAATCAGATGCAGTTAAAAAGGATCTAAGATCTTTTAGATTGGGTATGAACGAAATCACAAACAACTTCCTATGTGTTGAAACACCAATTCAAGTGGCAAAGTGGGTGCCATGGGATCACATTTTAAACAGTACAAACAAGAATGGTGCTTTAAGTTATGATGCCTCCGCAGCATTGACACTACCAGGCCATGAGATACCGTTACCCAAGCTTGGTATTTCTGGTATAAAACTAAAATCCTTAATGAATTCAACCAATGAAGTCATGACACTACCTGTTGCACGTGAATGTAGCACAGTTATATTGTGTGGTAGCGATGTTAGTGTCAGCGGTAAACCAGAGCTGTTCAGACTAACTGGTGGTTCCAAAACAGCTCAACCAAGTTGGGTACACTCTGCCCGTGAATTAAACCCTGCTGACCCAGTCGTTCAAGGTATATTCAACCTAGCAGAACTATCAAAGGACAAGAGATTTGGTTTGACTATGAGAGAAACTCAAccaatgaagaagaatatcAACCTAGCTTCAGACACTACTATGGAAATGTAA
- the STE5 gene encoding Ste5p (CAGL0L06336g~Ortholog(s) have MAP-kinase scaffold activity, phosphatidylinositol-4,5-bisphosphate binding activity) gives MFHRFHLRKKQVSSHEISPEAKVEYKFIRSDKRSFINHICTLCDEPIAYKSGGEKVIELECGHMCHMDCLMLFVNSTALPICKYCKKFNNRAKECIPKENCLKDTLISQYLVNNKMNSPVHETSHKSIDKHSNQKYTSSTSQNKEEYPIHLLRTFFSDWFINQSKEYTTITPWELDHNFGLLRLVDKFEISYYPFIKKKLAVCLLFENILAIVQVQRESIKCNEFSEIHAESIHLYHTENSRADLKYQKIDYINCQIRKADYTGNKLRISLSNTTLRMFEIETEKNGVLLNWLRGFHDKKQMFDAKYFTSNCLELPVMQIFENESTILGLFNSNRLIEMGSINSVHNSIILRRSFYLRNSMETDIMGTYNTITSSVLSIKKEKPSDILLLIQIDEQKITDQKDQIKQVIKNTLMALKLKYPEYFLVILSATGEVLLMDSIDRLNLDNQLLSGEEPKNPFRLEISSIRTHVYGTSILENLAIVAVSNSAMVETTSILFKNFSPLISKGRLRPNEIRIKVGYSNNDYSDVVSELVEIESWDYLLEALCHTFSLDYDDDYTSYETSYDINSLEADSVTTLEIESPFKYDHLYTNVGNHSSENI, from the coding sequence ATGTTCCATAGATTCCATTTACGAAAGAAGCAAGTCTCTTCTCATGAGATTTCACCTGAGGCAAAGGTTGAATATAAGTTTATTAGAAGCGATAAACGTTCTTTTATAAATCACATTTGCACACTGTGTGACGAACCAATTGCATATAAGTCAGGAGGTGAGAAAGTCATAGAGTTGGAATGTGGGCATATGTGTCATATGGACTGTTTGATGCTATTTGTAAATAGTACAGCATTACCTATCTGtaaatattgtaaaaaGTTCAACAACCGGGCGAAAGAATGTATaccaaaagaaaactgCTTGAAAGATACGCTCATATCACAGTATTTggttaataataaaatgaataGTCCTGTGCATGAAACAAGTCATAAATCAATTGATAAACATTCCAACCAGAAATATACTAGTTCCACTTCTcaaaataaagaagagTATCCTATTCATTTATTGAGAACTTTTTTCAGCGATTGGTTTATTAATCAAAGTAAAGAATACACAACCATCACACCATGGGAATTAGATCACAATTTTGGATTACTGCGTTTGGTcgataaatttgaaatttcttattatccattcatcaaaaaaaaattggctGTTTGTCTTTTGTTTGAAAACATATTGGCCATTGTTCAAGTCCAAAGAGAGTCCATTAAATGCAATGAGTTTTCAGAAATTCATGCAGAATCAATACATCTGTATCATACAGAAAATTCCAGAGCTGActtgaaatatcaaaagataGACTATATTAACTGCCAGATTAGAAAAGCTGATTATACTGGAAATAAGCTGAGAATTTCTCTATCAAATACCACACTTAGAATGTTCGAAattgaaacagaaaaaaatgggGTACTTCTAAACTGGTTGAGAGGTTTTCATGACAAAAAGCAAATGTTTGATGCTAAATATTTCACTTCAAATTGTCTCGAGCTTCCTGTGATGCAAATTTTCGAAAATGAAAGTACGATTTTGGGACTATTCAACTCCAATCGATTGATAGAGATGGGATCAATAAATTCGGTGCACAATAGTATAATCCTTAGGAGAAGTTTTTATTTACGAAACAGCATGGAAACTGACATAATGGGTACATATAATACCATAACTTCATCAGTTCTTTCTatcaaaaaggaaaagcCATCAGATATACTGTTGTTGATCCAGATTGATGAACAAAAGATCACAGAtcaaaaagatcaaatCAAGCAAGTTATCAAAAACACTTTAATGGCTCtcaaattgaaatatccAGAGTATTTCTTAGTGATTTTATCCGCAACTGGGGAGGTGTTATTAATGGATTCAATAGACAGGTTAAATCTTGATAACCAACTCCTTTCTGGTGAAGAGCCAAAAAATCCATTCCGGTTAGAGATTTCATCAATCAGGACGCATGTCTATGGCACTTCAATATTAGAAAATTTGGCCATTGTAGCTGTGTCAAATTCAGCAATGGTGGAAACAACGTCtatattattcaaaaactttaGTCCTCTAATTTCTAAAGGGCGGCTTCGTCCAAATGAGATACGGATTAAAGTTGGATATTCTAATAACGACTATTCCGACGTCGTAAGTGAATTGGtagaaattgaaagttgGGATTACTTATTAGAGGCGCTATGCCATACTTTTAGCTTGGATTATGATGACGATTACACATCATATGAAACTTCTTATGATATAAATAGTCTAGAAGCAGATTCAGTTACAACGTTAGAAATAGAATCACCCTTCAAATATGACCATTTGTATACTAATGTCGGCAACCACTCGTCAGAGAATATCTAG
- the TMS1 gene encoding Tms1p (CAGL0L06358g~Ortholog(s) have fungal-type vacuole membrane localization): protein MGAIISLPISAASTFTFSMLSGCCFNLLSNIASKVGSSSLGVRLLYAIWLLMNSLLSWITLSANKSLLFPGKSCTSTGECGFFTVHRLNFALGMLHLILAGALIKVKSTKDARATIQNSWWSLKFLTYILLIVASFLIPNEFYIFFSKWVSVPSGVIFILVGLILLVDFAHEWAETCIFHVEQEDENSNFWKNFLVAGTASMYTGAIAMTIAMYIVFCRDNCNMNKVAVNMNLVLILITLIIAIHPRVQQSNPKSGLAQSSMVAFYCTYLTMSAMASEPDDKMCNPLVRSNGTRKASVILGSLFTFVAIAYTTTRAAANSAFQGSAAEGPIYLPDDIEYEGLGGQSRNQLRYEAIKQAVEEGSLPESALYDHSWMGASPSLNNRNETELDINDDEVNGTQYNYSLFHVIFFLATQWIAILLTINVTHDDVGNFVPVGRTYFYSWVKIVSAWICYGLYSWTVLAPVFMPYRFDYEDYY from the coding sequence ATGGGGGCCATTATTTCTCTTCCAATATCGGCTGCGAGCACCTTCACATTCTCAATGCTCAGTGGATGCTGCTTCAATTTGTTATCCAATATTGCTTCAAAAGTAGGCTCTTCTTCGCTAGGGGTGAGATTGCTCTATGCCATTTGGTTGTTAATGAACTCACTTCTGTCGTGGATTACACTCTCGGCAAACAAGTCGCTGCTATTCCCTGGCAAATCATGTACGAGCACAGGAGAATGTGGGTTTTTTACCGTGCACAGATTGAACTTTGCTCTCGGTATGCTACATTTGATCTTAGCCGGAGCCCTGATAAAAGTGAAAAGCACTAAAGATGCAAGAGCTACTATTCAAAATTCTTGGTGGTCATTGAAATTCCTGACTTACATCCTATTGATAGTGGCCTCATTCCTTATTCCAAATGAGTTTTACATATTCTTTTCTAAATGGGTATCTGTACCTAGTGGTGTAATATTCATTCTGGTTGGATTAATATTGCTGGTCGATTTTGCACATGAATGGGCTGAGACGTGTATCTTCCATGTagaacaagaagatgaaaattcaaatttttggaaGAACTTTTTGGTGGCAGGAACGGCTTCCATGTATACAGGAGCTATCGCTATGACTATCGCTATGTATATCGTGTTTTGCAGAGATAACTGCAATATGAACAAAGTGGCGGTCAATATGAATTTAGTGCTGATTCTAATAACTTTAATAATTGCTATCCACCCAAGGGTACAACAATCTAACCCCAAGAGTGGGTTGGCACAGAGCAGTATGGTCGCATTCTACTGCACTTACCTAACAATGAGCGCAATGGCATCGGAACCTGATGATAAAATGTGTAATCCTTTGGTAAGGAGTAATGGTACTAGGAAAGCCAGTGTTATTTTAGGATCCTTGTTCACATTTGTTGCTATTGCTTATACTACTACAAGAGCTGCAGCAAATAGCGCGTTTCAAGGGTCAGCTGCTGAAGGACCCATCTACTTACCTGATGATATCGAATATGAAGGTTTAGGGGGACAATCTAGGAATCAATTAAGATATGAAGCTATTAAACAAGCGGTTGAAGAGGGATCACTTCCGGAAAGTGCTCTATATGATCATAGCTGGATGGGTGCCTCACCATCCCtaaataatagaaatgaaaCAGAGTTAGATattaatgatgatgaagttAATGGAACACAGTATAACTACTCACTTTTTCAtgtaatattctttttggcAACACAATGGATAGCAATTTTATTAACAATAAATGTTACACATGATGATGTTGGTAACTTCGTACCTGTCGGTAGaacatatttttattcatgGGTCAAAATTGTTAGTGCATGGATATGTTACGGACTTTACAGCTGGACAGTGCTTGCTCCTGTCTTTATGCCTTACCGCTTTGATTACGAGGATTATTATTAG
- the SLO1 gene encoding Slo1p (CAGL0L06374g~Protein of unknown function), giving the protein MDSQDTTKSNSEISKEQYQETKLLRDTLDLLWNKTLEQRKLCNQLEQENENLKDYINNLMTSSNVLDK; this is encoded by the coding sequence ATGGATAGTCAAGACACAACCAAGAGTAATTCTGAAATATCAAAGGAACAATACCAGGAGACTAAACTGCTTCGGGATACTCTGGATCTGCTTTGGAACAAGACGTTGGAGCAGCGGAAACTATGTAACCAGTTGGAACAAGAAAATGAGAACTTGAAGGATTACATAAATAATCTCATGACCTCAAGCAATGTCCTAGACAAGTGA